The Oxalobacteraceae bacterium OTU3CINTB1 genome includes a window with the following:
- a CDS encoding BamA/TamA family outer membrane protein, with translation MTDRFPCLLASALLALTVPTAWAEEPASDSAAIRFDISRFDVQGNTLLPAERIEPLLAPFTGKTRDFGDVQRALEALEGAYHAQGYNVVTVELPEQELNRGVVLLRVVETKIGRVGVKNNQYFDEANIRRSLPALQEGRTPNLQAVSANLKQGNENPSKQVTLKLQGGEKDDEVDAMLEVKDQPVWKAMANADNTGTAQTGKTHLGFILQNANLFGLDHVASLQYTTSAEEPGRVKVYGAGYHIPLYALGDSLDFFASYSNVDSGTVSAGLFNLAVSGRGAVYGARYNQSLAKRGEFDARLTYGVDVKAFKNNVELVGQQMGNLGNDVTVHPLSIAYTGNLPLASGEIGGQVTLLRNISGGSKGGQRDFTLARIGAKADYTVLRLGGSVTRALANDWQLRAIANGQYSRDALIPGEQFGAGGATSVRGFIEREISNDSGVAVNLEAYTPNLCGRQAWNCRLLGFVDNAYIKRNHALPGELESTSIGSAGVGARLLLSTYVNLQLDYGHVLRAGATGRADANRLHLRLGLAY, from the coding sequence ATGACCGATCGTTTTCCCTGCTTGCTAGCCAGCGCCCTGCTTGCCTTGACCGTGCCAACGGCCTGGGCGGAGGAGCCTGCGAGCGACAGCGCCGCCATTCGTTTCGATATTTCCCGCTTCGACGTGCAGGGCAATACCCTGCTGCCGGCGGAGCGGATCGAACCGTTGCTGGCGCCGTTCACCGGCAAAACGCGCGATTTCGGCGATGTGCAGCGCGCGCTCGAGGCGCTGGAGGGGGCCTACCATGCGCAGGGCTACAATGTCGTCACCGTCGAGCTGCCCGAACAGGAACTGAACCGTGGCGTGGTGCTGTTGCGGGTGGTGGAAACCAAAATCGGCCGGGTCGGCGTCAAGAACAACCAGTATTTCGACGAAGCCAACATCCGCCGCAGCCTGCCGGCGCTGCAGGAAGGGCGCACGCCGAACCTGCAGGCCGTGTCGGCCAACCTCAAGCAAGGCAACGAGAATCCATCCAAGCAGGTCACGCTCAAGCTGCAGGGCGGCGAGAAGGACGATGAAGTCGACGCCATGCTGGAGGTTAAGGACCAGCCCGTCTGGAAGGCGATGGCCAACGCCGACAACACCGGCACCGCGCAGACCGGCAAAACCCATCTGGGCTTCATCCTGCAAAACGCCAACCTGTTCGGCCTCGATCATGTGGCCTCGCTGCAATACACCACCTCGGCCGAGGAGCCGGGCCGGGTCAAGGTCTACGGCGCCGGCTACCACATTCCGCTGTACGCGCTGGGCGATTCGCTGGACTTCTTCGCCAGCTATTCCAACGTCGATTCTGGTACCGTGTCGGCCGGGCTGTTCAACCTGGCCGTCAGCGGCCGGGGCGCGGTCTACGGCGCGCGCTACAACCAGTCGCTGGCCAAGCGCGGCGAGTTCGACGCGCGCCTGACCTATGGCGTCGATGTCAAGGCCTTCAAGAACAACGTCGAACTGGTGGGGCAGCAAATGGGCAACCTCGGCAACGACGTCACCGTGCACCCGCTCAGCATCGCCTACACCGGCAACCTGCCGTTGGCATCGGGCGAGATCGGCGGCCAGGTCACCTTGCTGCGCAATATCTCCGGCGGCTCCAAGGGCGGCCAGCGCGACTTCACGCTGGCGCGCATCGGCGCCAAGGCCGACTACACCGTGCTGCGCCTGGGCGGCAGCGTGACGCGGGCGCTGGCCAACGACTGGCAGCTGCGCGCCATCGCCAACGGCCAATACAGCCGCGATGCGCTGATCCCGGGCGAGCAGTTCGGCGCCGGCGGCGCCACCTCGGTGCGCGGCTTCATCGAACGCGAAATCTCCAATGACAGCGGGGTCGCGGTCAACCTGGAGGCTTACACCCCCAACCTGTGCGGCCGCCAGGCCTGGAACTGCCGCCTGCTCGGCTTCGTCGACAACGCCTACATCAAGCGCAACCATGCGCTGCCGGGCGAACTGGAAAGCACGTCCATCGGCAGCGCCGGCGTGGGCGCGCGCTTGCTGCTGTCGACCTACGTCAACCTGCAACTCGATTATGGCCACGTGCTGCGCGCCGGCGCCACCGGCCGCGCCGACGCCAACCGCTTGCACCTGCGTTTGGGTCTTGCTTACTGA
- a CDS encoding filamentous hemagglutinin N-terminal domain-containing protein, translating into MNSYRTRSSRRISRQPSSAKLRRKALAVLVASAFGAAQANPAAPTVVHGAASFNQQGNLYSITNTPNTIIDWRSFSVNAGEVTRFIQQSADSKVLNRITGQDPSRILGSLQSNGKVFLINPNGVLFGAGSRIDVNGLVASSLAISNADFLAGKNTFAGDANAGKVVNQGALTTPNGGQIFLIAPAVENSGVISSPNGDVVLAAGHSVQLFDSRDPNVQVVVSAPADQALNLGSIVAQGGRVGVYGALVNQRGTINADSAVRGERGQIILKAAGTTMLEAGSVTSAVGGNLNTGGDIRLLGARVGLTGNAVVDAGGAAGGGTVLAGGDYQGKNAALPNALQTFVGRDVTISADAGASGDGGKVVVWSDEATRMHGSLSARGGARGGNGGLIETSGHYLDVARARVDAGAAAGQGGKNGTWLLDPFDIAIIKDSNLQTPLSDVASFDQATSGVTEVDSGALSGATANVVLQAQHDITFGAAVHNANSGVSLTARAGNDIRVNAELAMSGEIRLTANDDGAGTASGSGAVRIASLGATTTTLDSRGHAISLAGRAVNVDGKVDSGAAGTLTLEAANVALGDNATVTGGDIGIKANALAVGGSARISGQGSGAQVLITAAGDVNVGTGANGNGNGSDAMAVGESTLKQIDNADVTIASASADGVVAVSGSLDLTGSSGYVRNLTLGSGRTGNVLIDAATRINGTLRLSALEVNVNAATTADTVTIVANAMDLNANVTANLASVRPAAGGYHIELGGTGCVNTVSCLLVKDIRYLKAPTLVIGSRNAEHNVAGIAVAGIATTGSLAAQRDPGTTSIALLSNGGAITQTGAINVENLAVANAGDITLNNAGNRVVNLAVSQQGAGNDFELKNSFSTAIATLRGADLYSISGIDTDGDVTLDVNGAITTAGGMNGTPITANHLTMNATGGIGSSAAPLLTKVSQLSAVNRAGGGSTAAINIANVNNTAHAEALTVTKAQQFPFFGDNNGAITIDNAGAMLIAAAPSSLEEGLYGVRTNSGAITLQTHSPLTIEGTVSSFSGDISLAAGDSYDPSNTMTFGDAASVISFGGSVTMTATTFALGGSTVFGSNGGYTQNTHMAPTPTPTPTPTPTPTPTPTPTPTPTPTPTPTPTPTPTPTPTPTPTPTPTPTPTPTPTPTPTPTPTPTPTPTPTPTPTPTPTPTPTPTPEPTPTPAPTPTPTPTPTPTPEPTPTPTPTPTPTPTPTPTPTPTPTPTPTPTPTPTPTPVSADICTIAPNSALCQVLSPPSASEPVKPVLLASTEVIKTVTRAASTPSPGPDDKTDEPLSSEPKSQSSSTTTTENTGKQNAPAKKTYCN; encoded by the coding sequence ATGAACAGTTACCGCACCCGCTCCAGCCGCCGTATCAGCCGCCAGCCGTCGTCCGCGAAACTGCGCCGCAAGGCGCTGGCCGTGCTGGTGGCGTCCGCCTTCGGCGCGGCCCAGGCCAATCCGGCGGCGCCAACCGTGGTGCATGGCGCGGCGAGCTTCAATCAGCAGGGCAACCTGTACTCGATCACCAACACGCCCAACACAATCATCGACTGGCGCAGTTTTTCGGTGAACGCGGGCGAGGTCACGCGTTTCATCCAGCAAAGTGCCGACAGCAAGGTCCTGAACCGCATCACCGGCCAGGACCCTAGCCGTATCCTGGGCTCGCTGCAATCGAACGGCAAGGTGTTCCTGATCAATCCGAACGGCGTGCTGTTCGGCGCCGGTTCGCGGATCGATGTCAACGGCCTGGTCGCCTCCAGCCTGGCGATCTCCAACGCCGACTTCCTGGCCGGTAAAAACACCTTCGCCGGCGACGCCAACGCGGGCAAGGTGGTCAACCAGGGCGCGCTTACCACGCCCAACGGCGGACAGATCTTCCTGATCGCGCCGGCGGTGGAGAACAGCGGCGTGATCTCGTCGCCGAACGGCGACGTGGTGCTGGCGGCCGGCCACAGCGTGCAATTGTTCGATTCGCGCGATCCTAACGTGCAGGTGGTGGTGTCCGCGCCGGCCGACCAGGCGCTCAACCTGGGCAGCATCGTGGCGCAGGGCGGGCGCGTCGGCGTGTACGGCGCGCTGGTCAACCAGCGTGGCACCATCAATGCCGACAGCGCCGTGCGGGGCGAACGCGGCCAGATCATCCTCAAGGCGGCCGGCACCACCATGCTGGAGGCGGGCAGCGTCACCAGCGCGGTCGGGGGCAATCTCAACACGGGCGGCGACATCCGCTTGCTGGGCGCGCGGGTCGGCCTGACCGGCAACGCCGTGGTCGACGCCGGCGGCGCGGCCGGCGGCGGCACGGTGCTGGCGGGCGGAGACTACCAGGGGAAGAATGCGGCGCTGCCGAACGCGCTGCAAACCTTCGTCGGGCGGGACGTGACCATCAGCGCTGATGCCGGCGCCAGCGGCGACGGCGGCAAGGTGGTGGTGTGGAGCGACGAGGCGACCCGCATGCACGGTTCCCTGTCGGCGCGCGGCGGCGCACGGGGCGGCAATGGGGGCCTGATTGAAACCTCCGGCCATTACCTTGATGTGGCGCGCGCGCGCGTGGACGCCGGCGCCGCGGCCGGCCAGGGCGGCAAGAACGGCACCTGGCTGCTCGATCCCTTCGACATCGCCATCATCAAGGATTCCAACCTCCAGACCCCGCTGTCGGATGTGGCCTCCTTCGACCAGGCCACCAGCGGCGTGACCGAGGTCGACTCCGGCGCCTTGAGCGGCGCCACCGCCAACGTGGTGTTGCAGGCGCAGCACGACATCACGTTCGGCGCGGCCGTCCACAACGCCAATAGCGGCGTTAGCCTGACGGCGCGGGCGGGCAACGACATCCGCGTCAACGCCGAGCTGGCGATGTCCGGCGAGATCCGGCTGACGGCCAACGACGACGGCGCCGGCACCGCGAGCGGCAGCGGCGCCGTGAGGATCGCCTCGCTGGGCGCCACCACCACCACGCTCGACAGCCGTGGCCACGCCATCTCGCTGGCCGGCCGCGCCGTTAACGTTGACGGCAAGGTCGATTCCGGCGCCGCCGGCACCCTGACACTCGAGGCCGCCAACGTGGCGCTGGGGGACAATGCCACCGTCACCGGCGGCGATATCGGCATCAAGGCCAATGCGCTGGCAGTGGGCGGCAGCGCCCGCATCAGCGGCCAGGGCAGTGGGGCCCAGGTGCTGATCACGGCGGCCGGCGATGTCAACGTCGGCACCGGCGCGAATGGCAACGGCAACGGCAGCGACGCGATGGCCGTGGGCGAATCCACGCTCAAGCAAATCGACAACGCCGACGTCACCATCGCCAGCGCCAGCGCCGATGGCGTGGTCGCGGTGAGCGGTTCGCTCGACCTGACCGGCTCAAGCGGGTACGTTCGCAACCTTACGCTGGGGTCGGGCCGCACCGGCAACGTGCTGATCGACGCTGCCACCCGCATCAACGGCACGCTGAGGTTGAGCGCGTTGGAGGTGAACGTCAACGCGGCGACCACGGCCGATACGGTAACGATCGTGGCCAACGCGATGGACCTGAACGCCAACGTCACGGCCAACCTGGCCAGCGTGCGGCCAGCCGCCGGCGGATACCACATCGAACTGGGCGGCACCGGCTGCGTCAACACGGTCAGCTGCCTGCTGGTGAAGGATATCCGCTATCTGAAGGCGCCGACCTTGGTGATCGGCAGCCGGAACGCCGAGCATAACGTGGCCGGCATTGCCGTCGCGGGCATCGCGACCACAGGTTCCCTGGCGGCGCAGCGGGACCCGGGCACCACGAGTATCGCCCTGTTGAGCAACGGCGGCGCCATCACGCAAACCGGCGCCATCAACGTCGAGAACCTGGCCGTCGCCAATGCAGGCGACATCACGCTGAACAACGCAGGCAACCGGGTGGTCAACCTGGCGGTCTCGCAACAGGGAGCCGGCAACGATTTTGAGTTGAAGAACAGCTTCAGCACGGCCATCGCCACATTGCGCGGTGCTGATCTGTACAGCATCAGCGGCATCGATACCGATGGCGACGTGACGCTGGACGTCAACGGCGCCATCACCACGGCCGGCGGCATGAATGGCACGCCCATCACCGCCAACCACCTGACGATGAACGCCACGGGTGGCATCGGCTCGTCGGCCGCGCCACTGCTGACCAAGGTTTCGCAACTGTCGGCGGTCAACCGCGCCGGCGGCGGCAGCACGGCGGCGATCAACATCGCCAATGTCAACAACACGGCGCATGCGGAAGCGTTGACGGTGACGAAGGCGCAGCAGTTTCCCTTCTTCGGCGACAACAACGGCGCGATCACTATCGATAATGCCGGTGCGATGCTGATCGCCGCCGCGCCGTCGTCGCTGGAGGAGGGCTTGTATGGCGTCAGGACCAATAGCGGCGCCATTACGCTGCAAACCCATAGCCCGTTGACCATCGAGGGGACGGTGAGTTCCTTCTCCGGCGATATCAGCCTGGCGGCTGGCGACAGCTATGATCCGAGCAATACGATGACCTTCGGTGACGCGGCCAGTGTGATCTCGTTTGGCGGCTCGGTGACGATGACTGCGACCACTTTCGCGCTTGGCGGCAGCACGGTGTTCGGCTCGAATGGCGGCTACACGCAGAATACTCATATGGCGCCGACGCCAACTCCGACGCCAACGCCAACTCCGACTCCGACTCCGACTCCGACACCGACGCCGACACCGACGCCGACGCCAACTCCGACGCCGACGCCAACGCCAACGCCAACGCCAACGCCAACGCCAACGCCAACACCGACGCCGACGCCAACGCCAACGCCGACACCGACACCGACACCGACACCAACGCCAACGCCTACGCCTACGCCGACGCCGACACCGACACCGACGCCAACACCAACGCCAACACCGACGCCAGAGCCGACGCCTACACCAGCGCCGACACCGACGCCAACGCCTACGCCTACGCCTACGCCAGAGCCGACGCCTACACCTACACCAACGCCAACGCCAACGCCAACGCCAACGCCAACGCCAACGCCAACGCCAACGCCAACCCCCACCCCAACCCCAACCCCAACCCCAACGCCAGTGTCGGCGGATATCTGCACCATCGCGCCAAACTCCGCGCTATGCCAGGTATTGTCGCCGCCCAGCGCGAGCGAGCCGGTCAAGCCAGTGTTGCTGGCGAGTACAGAAGTCATCAAGACGGTCACGCGCGCCGCGTCGACCCCGTCGCCAGGGCCGGACGATAAAACCGACGAACCATTGTCGAGCGAACCGAAGTCGCAAAGCAGCAGCACCACCACCACCGAAAACACCGGAAAACAAAATGCCCCTGCCAAGAAAACCTACTGCAACTAG
- a CDS encoding FecR family protein: MLLVLCGVVSAGWAAQVAGTITQLSGPLLAKKADGAVRVLSLRSEVESGDTLMTEKNTYALVKFIDNSEITLKPGTTFKVENFAFDAGKPDGDQASFSLVKGGLRSVTGLLGKRNKEKFSMKTPSATIGIRGTTFIADLVEPSAEEAAVALAAREAYLMASTASLDALAAPLKPLMLAQGPMPPSRASTALPPGLYVSVIDGMINVSNTGGSLNFSAGQFGYTRNTVVPPVMVPNNPGIKFTPPSTFTSSTTTSGSGASATKSAAVDCEVR; the protein is encoded by the coding sequence ATGCTGCTGGTGCTCTGCGGCGTGGTCAGCGCCGGTTGGGCCGCGCAGGTGGCCGGGACCATCACCCAGCTCAGCGGCCCCTTGCTCGCCAAGAAGGCCGATGGCGCGGTGCGCGTGCTGTCGCTGCGCTCGGAAGTGGAGAGCGGCGACACGCTGATGACGGAGAAAAACACCTACGCCTTGGTCAAGTTCATCGACAACAGCGAGATCACGCTCAAGCCGGGAACCACATTCAAGGTCGAGAACTTCGCCTTCGACGCCGGCAAGCCCGACGGCGACCAGGCTTCGTTCAGCCTGGTCAAAGGGGGGCTGCGCTCGGTCACAGGCCTGCTGGGTAAGCGCAACAAGGAAAAATTCTCGATGAAGACGCCAAGCGCCACCATCGGCATCCGCGGCACCACGTTCATCGCCGACCTGGTCGAGCCGTCGGCTGAAGAGGCGGCCGTGGCGCTGGCCGCGCGCGAGGCCTATTTGATGGCCAGCACGGCGTCGCTGGACGCGCTGGCGGCGCCGCTCAAGCCGCTGATGTTGGCGCAGGGACCGATGCCGCCGTCGCGGGCGAGCACCGCGCTGCCGCCGGGCCTGTATGTCAGTGTTATCGACGGCATGATCAATGTGAGCAATACCGGCGGCTCGCTGAATTTCAGCGCCGGCCAGTTCGGCTATACGCGCAACACGGTGGTGCCGCCAGTGATGGTGCCGAACAATCCAGGAATCAAGTTCACGCCGCCATCTACCTTCACCAGCAGCACGACCACCTCCGGTTCCGGCGCCAGCGCCACCAAATCGGCGGCGGTCGACTGCGAAGTCCGGTAG
- a CDS encoding MFS transporter, with product MTAPRALSADAASNAAGTATTGNAPSGASLMALAMLNFFLADARDGLGPFLDAYLSTKGWRPMDLGLLAMACGVIGLLAGLPAGALADRSRQKRAMIVLPVAFITLGAFLCIAWPERWVVFGSQALAAVAGVLIMPALVGITLGVVGPDRFGAQLGKNEAYNHAGNIVLLGGTWAASVWFGLPGVAALMLVTTVAAIAATLAIAPGTIDHAAARGLAAGGETVGEQAGGKAPPLHTLYRNKPLLLLSVSLLLFHFGNAPLARLIAQQFAVQMQKPFETTAVITMVSQLAALAAALAAPWIIRRDVVRVAVVLAMLSLPLRGVLAWAYADFAMIYPVQLLDGVGVGLLGILTPFLVERLTRGSGHFNLALAAVMMVQGLGAASSNVVAGYLVTRYGYPVTYLLHGAVALAALAAFMPVQRGDGGR from the coding sequence ATGACGGCGCCACGCGCCCTGTCCGCCGACGCGGCCAGCAACGCGGCGGGCACCGCGACCACGGGCAACGCGCCGTCGGGCGCCAGCCTGATGGCGTTGGCGATGTTGAACTTCTTCCTGGCCGACGCGCGCGACGGCCTCGGTCCGTTCCTGGACGCCTATCTGAGCACCAAAGGCTGGCGTCCGATGGACCTGGGTCTGCTGGCGATGGCGTGCGGCGTGATCGGCCTGCTGGCCGGCCTGCCCGCAGGCGCATTGGCCGATCGCAGCCGCCAGAAGCGCGCGATGATCGTGCTGCCCGTGGCGTTCATCACGCTGGGCGCTTTCCTGTGTATCGCCTGGCCGGAGCGCTGGGTGGTGTTCGGCAGCCAGGCGCTGGCGGCGGTGGCGGGTGTACTCATCATGCCGGCGCTGGTCGGCATCACGCTGGGCGTGGTGGGTCCCGACCGTTTCGGCGCTCAACTCGGCAAGAACGAGGCCTACAACCACGCCGGCAATATCGTTCTGCTGGGCGGCACCTGGGCCGCGAGCGTCTGGTTCGGCCTGCCCGGAGTGGCGGCGCTGATGCTGGTCACGACGGTGGCCGCCATTGCCGCAACGCTGGCGATCGCGCCGGGGACGATCGATCACGCGGCCGCGCGCGGCCTGGCGGCAGGCGGTGAGACCGTCGGCGAACAAGCCGGCGGCAAGGCGCCGCCGCTACACACGCTGTATCGCAACAAGCCGCTGCTGCTGTTAAGCGTGTCGCTGCTGCTGTTCCACTTTGGGAACGCGCCGCTGGCGCGGCTGATCGCGCAGCAGTTCGCGGTGCAGATGCAAAAACCGTTCGAGACCACGGCGGTGATCACCATGGTGTCGCAACTGGCGGCGCTCGCCGCCGCGCTGGCGGCGCCTTGGATCATCCGGCGCGATGTGGTCCGGGTGGCGGTGGTGCTGGCCATGCTCAGCCTGCCGCTGCGTGGCGTGCTGGCCTGGGCCTACGCCGACTTCGCCATGATTTATCCGGTGCAGCTGCTCGACGGCGTGGGCGTCGGCCTGCTCGGCATCCTGACGCCTTTCCTGGTCGAGCGCCTGACGCGCGGCAGCGGCCACTTCAACCTGGCGTTGGCGGCGGTGATGATGGTGCAGGGTTTGGGCGCGGCATCCAGCAACGTGGTGGCAGGCTACCTGGTGACGCGCTATGGCTATCCGGTCACTTATCTGTTGCACGGCGCGGTCGCGCTGGCGGCGCTGGCGGCGTTCATGCCGGTGCAGCGCGGCGACGGCGGGCGCTAG
- a CDS encoding SLC13 family permease, protein MAGIVLRPWRVPEAVWATLAVLALALFQLIDPASIVSGAARGWDVYLFLAGMMLLAEMGRRHGVFDWLAAHTARAAAGSGHRLFLLVYLAGTVVTVLLSNDATAVVLTPAVYAVARAVDAPPLPYLFICAFVANAASFVLPVSNPANLVMFGEHMPALGQWLSLFLLPSLGAIVATGVALYLLLRGELTTTIRRDIEVPHLTTAGRLTVGALAGTALLLAVASSLGLALGPVTLAAAVVALSLVSVSARAMPTATLRALSWDVLLMVAGLFVLIEALQQHGVVAALAGQLQALQARWPDQAGNITGALLAVACNLFNNLPAGLLGAATLDHVAADGPLRAAALIGIDLGPNLSVSGSLATILWLTALRREGLHVGAWRFLRLGMVVMPAGLAAALALLWVRS, encoded by the coding sequence ATGGCCGGCATCGTGCTGCGACCCTGGCGCGTGCCCGAAGCGGTATGGGCGACATTGGCGGTGCTGGCGCTGGCGCTGTTCCAGCTGATCGACCCGGCGAGCATCGTCAGCGGCGCCGCGCGCGGCTGGGACGTGTATCTGTTTTTGGCCGGTATGATGCTGCTGGCCGAAATGGGACGCCGCCACGGCGTCTTCGACTGGCTGGCGGCGCACACCGCGCGCGCCGCCGCCGGCTCCGGCCACCGCCTGTTTTTACTGGTCTACCTGGCCGGCACCGTGGTCACGGTGCTGCTGTCGAACGACGCCACCGCCGTGGTGCTGACACCGGCGGTGTACGCGGTCGCGCGCGCGGTAGACGCCCCACCCCTGCCGTATCTGTTTATCTGCGCCTTCGTCGCCAACGCCGCCAGCTTCGTGCTGCCGGTCTCCAATCCCGCCAACCTGGTGATGTTCGGCGAGCATATGCCCGCGCTGGGACAATGGCTGTCGCTCTTCCTGCTGCCATCGCTGGGCGCGATCGTCGCCACCGGCGTCGCCCTGTATTTGCTGCTGCGCGGGGAGCTGACGACAACGATCCGGCGCGACATCGAGGTGCCGCACCTGACAACGGCCGGCCGCCTGACGGTCGGCGCGCTGGCCGGCACGGCGCTGCTGCTGGCGGTGGCGTCGTCACTCGGCCTGGCGCTCGGTCCTGTCACGCTGGCCGCGGCGGTGGTCGCGCTGTCGCTGGTCAGCGTCAGTGCCCGTGCCATGCCGACGGCCACCTTGCGCGCGCTGTCGTGGGACGTGCTGCTGATGGTGGCCGGCCTGTTCGTATTGATCGAGGCCTTGCAGCAGCACGGCGTGGTGGCGGCGCTGGCCGGTCAGCTCCAGGCGCTGCAAGCGCGCTGGCCGGATCAAGCTGGCAATATCACCGGCGCGCTGCTCGCCGTCGCGTGCAACCTGTTTAACAACCTGCCGGCCGGGCTGCTGGGCGCCGCCACCCTGGACCATGTGGCCGCCGATGGCCCGCTGCGCGCGGCGGCCCTGATCGGCATCGACCTTGGACCGAATCTATCGGTGAGCGGCTCGCTGGCGACCATCTTGTGGCTGACGGCCCTCCGGCGCGAAGGCCTCCACGTGGGCGCATGGCGCTTCCTGAGGCTGGGCATGGTCGTGATGCCGGCCGGTCTGGCGGCGGCGCTGGCGCTGCTGTGGGTGCGGTCATGA
- a CDS encoding sigma-54 dependent transcriptional regulator — protein MAMILIIDDDAAFRATLAETLEDLGHGVRQAASCEAGLRALAEGGIAAAIVDLRLPGDDGLAFLRAAPSIAPGVPCLMLTAYASGSNTIEAMRLGAFDHLTKPLGRDALTMALGRALKAGAQASRGAPGTPADDGIQADDQMLSNSEEMRAIFKRIGLVADSDNSVLVLGETGTGKELVAQALHQNSARAAGPFVAVNCAAIPAELLESELFGHVKGAFSGATGDRPGRFREADGGTLFLDEIGDMALPTQAKILRVLQEREVTPLGARHSERVDLRVVAATHRDLEAEVAAGTFRADLWYRLQVITITLPPLRERAGDVTLLAAHFLRGRAAGHAKRLSEAALGALEAHDWPGNVRELRNTIQRAIALSEGDLIEVEHLGLGAGRPDGKPADTIATTATDIDWDGTLESALAQVELAMLRRALDAAAGNRSEAARRLGLSRQQLYRKLAQYRME, from the coding sequence ATGGCCATGATCCTGATCATCGACGACGACGCCGCGTTCCGCGCCACCCTGGCCGAGACGCTGGAAGACCTGGGCCACGGCGTGCGCCAGGCCGCCAGTTGCGAGGCCGGGCTGCGCGCCTTGGCCGAAGGCGGGATAGCCGCCGCCATCGTCGATTTGCGCCTGCCCGGCGACGACGGCCTGGCCTTCCTGCGCGCGGCGCCGTCCATCGCGCCGGGCGTGCCGTGCTTGATGCTGACGGCCTACGCCAGCGGCTCCAACACCATCGAGGCGATGCGCCTGGGCGCTTTCGACCATTTGACCAAGCCACTCGGACGCGACGCCCTGACCATGGCGCTGGGCCGGGCGCTCAAGGCCGGCGCGCAGGCATCGCGTGGGGCGCCTGGCACGCCGGCGGACGACGGCATCCAGGCCGACGACCAGATGCTCAGTAACAGCGAGGAAATGCGCGCCATTTTCAAGCGCATCGGCCTGGTCGCCGACAGCGACAACTCGGTGCTGGTGCTGGGCGAGACCGGCACCGGCAAGGAGCTCGTGGCGCAGGCATTGCATCAGAACAGCGCCAGGGCCGCAGGACCGTTCGTCGCCGTCAACTGCGCGGCAATCCCCGCCGAGCTGCTCGAGAGTGAACTGTTCGGCCATGTGAAAGGCGCGTTCTCCGGCGCCACCGGCGACAGGCCCGGGCGCTTTCGGGAAGCCGACGGCGGCACCCTGTTCCTCGACGAGATCGGCGACATGGCGCTGCCGACCCAGGCCAAGATCCTGCGCGTGCTGCAGGAGCGCGAAGTGACGCCGCTGGGCGCGCGCCACAGCGAGCGGGTCGACCTGCGGGTGGTCGCCGCTACGCACCGCGACCTAGAGGCCGAGGTGGCCGCCGGCACGTTCCGCGCCGACCTGTGGTACCGGCTGCAGGTCATCACGATCACGCTGCCGCCGCTGCGCGAACGCGCGGGCGACGTCACCCTGCTGGCCGCGCATTTTTTGCGTGGACGGGCCGCCGGCCACGCAAAACGCCTGAGCGAGGCGGCACTGGGCGCACTGGAGGCGCACGACTGGCCGGGCAACGTGCGTGAACTGCGCAACACGATACAACGCGCCATCGCCCTGAGCGAAGGTGACCTGATCGAGGTCGAACACCTCGGTCTGGGCGCCGGCCGCCCGGACGGCAAGCCAGCCGACACGATCGCCACCACCGCCACGGACATCGACTGGGATGGCACGCTCGAAAGCGCGCTGGCGCAGGTCGAACTGGCCATGCTGCGCCGCGCGCTGGACGCGGCGGCGGGCAATCGCAGCGAAGCCGCGCGGCGCCTCGGCCTGTCGCGCCAACAGTTGTACCGCAAGCTGGCGCAATACCGGATGGAGTAG